ACGATCTGATTGTACATCGAAGCTTGTTCGTAATACGGCGCAAGAGCGATAAAGGCGCTGGCACGACCATAGTTATGGGCGATACGAGCAGAATCCGATGGCCCATTGGTCCCTTGCTTACGCGGAGGGAAGGTTCCGTACGTGTCGTGGTAGTTATGCAATGCCAAACCCAATTGCTTGAGCTGGTTAGAACATTGCATCCGGCGGGCTGCTTCACGTGCCTGCTGAACGGCAGGTAAAAGCAAAGCGATTAAGACGCCAATAATGGCAATCACAACGAGAAGTTCGACGAGCGTAAAGCCACGTCGCGAGGGTGATACTTGCATGTGAGGTCCCTTCGTGACGGCGAGAAAAAGAGAATCGAATATCCGAATACGAAATCGCACAACTGCTTTGAACCAGCAGCCGACAGGAAGAGCGTGCGTGATAACTGAACCCGATCGAAACACCAGAAGTCGACCTAATAGAGGGTCACTCTGGCAATTCATCATTTATCAATATTCATTAATCCGATTTCGATCAGATAGCGAAATCACGGCCGCGCTGACTGTCACTAAAAAATAATAAAATTTGCCGACCGAGTCAGTAAGAAAACTACACATCACGGCAAAAATCACGAAAAAGAATTCGATTCAATTGAGCATTTTAGCACAACATCATCGCAAACCAGGGATGCAAACCCCACAACAGCGGCTACTTAGGCCATTTCCAATCGCCCTAAGTCGACAAAAAACTATAGATTTATTGCAATAACTATTTGCGCCTTATTTTCACACGATTAGCGGACATCCTTTTACCACTAATTTCAAACCGATCGTAGAAACGAACGAAGTGAACCGGTATTGATCGTTTCTTACCGTCGATTTAGCGTTCGCCAAGCATCGACATCCCACCACATCCAGGGACCTCTAACGAGGGACACGACCGTTATTTGTGAGTTCGAGTTAGTTACGGAACCCTAATAGTTGCCAAGCTTGTTTCGAGGGTCGAAGTGAAAGGGCTTCGTTCGAAAATAAAAACGCCCGTCGAACGAGGCTCGACGGGCGTTCTGTTTATTCAAATCCGAAGACCAGCGAACTACGGCTTCGAGATCGGTTCGCCACCATCTTTCGATCCCATCGCACCCCAGACACCATAGGGGCTGATGCCGGTCGTGACGGACGGATTCGCCAGGTTACCGGTATCGACGGTGTTAGAAATGAAAGTCACCGAACCATCACAGAACATCCCCATGACGCCGCCTGGGTGGTTGCTGGTGGGGGGCATGATCGTATGTTGGCCGTCGCCGTTGGTATCGGCACCGTCAATGCAAGATGGAGCATTCGGCGGCAACACGGTTGTAAAGCCGACCTTTTCGACTTGTCCGTCGGTCCAACGATAACCAGTTCGACCTTTAATCGAAGAGGCATTGTTGTAGTACTTACCATTCGCCGAAGCGACACACTGACCAGGGTTTGTGGCCAGACCGGAGTAACCGGTTGCGGTGCCATGCTGGACTTCAATATTACCAGTCTGGCTACCCAAACCGTAGTTGGTGACGAGGCGCTCGCTCATCGCAATCGTGTTGCTGCTTCCGTCGATGATGTCCTTGAAGCCCAAGCCAAGCGTATTGGCAAATACACCACGGAGTGTTGTCGCGTCACGATTGTTGTTGATCTGGTCACCCACGCTAAACATGTAGTTTGTCGAGTTCGCTTGGGGATTCTTCGAGGTTGCCGATGGGCAATGTAGCATTCCAGGAGGAATATCCCACACCGTCCAGCTTTGCCACGAGGCTGGTCCGTACGGAGGATTGTTTGCGTCACCAGCGACGATCTGATCGTACATCGCTGCTTGTTCATAGTAGGGAAGCAAAGGCACGAAGGCGCTAACACGACCGTAGTTATGGGCTCGGCGTGTGCTTTCGCTCGGACCGGTCGTTCCTTGCTTACGAGGAGGGAACGTTCCGTAGGTGTCGTGGTAATTGTGAAGCGACAAACCCAACTGCTTGAGTTGGTTTGAGCACTGCATTCGCCGTGCAGCTTCACGTGCTTGCTGCACCGCTGGCAGAAGCAATGCGATCAATACGCCAATGATGGCAATAACGACCAAGAGTTCGACGAGGGTAAATCCGCGCCGCGAAAATGGGACAGGCATGAATGGATCCTTGGCAAAGGTATGAAAGAAAAACCAGGAACAGAGGTAGGGTGAGTTGACTCAACCCGACATCGCGATATCCGAGTGAGGGGATCACTCCGGAAATCGGGGCCAAGGAAACCTCTTCAAGCCAAACCTATAGAAGAAATCTTACTAATTAGGGCAGGTCGTGCTTAGGTGCCGAAGCCTAGTATCAGGCCAGAATCAACACCTAGGAGTGAGCCGCGACCCCCACCCGTAGGTCAATTATAAAATAATGAGAAATCACTGGGTATACCAGTGACATTCCTACAATTTGCGGCAAAAAAGAGAAATTATTATCAGTGCCTTTGAACCTCTTGGTCACTTACTTGACGTAAACCGAAGAGCAGCAGCACTATAGAACCAGAGGCCAACCCCTCACCAGAAACAACTTCCCGGCGGGGAAGTTGTTATTTGAGTTTAAGTCGAGGCCTTTACCGCTTAGGCCAAACGAGGCATTACTTTTTCAACTCTAAGGGGATCGTGTTTTCCCCAGGCGTAACATCCGCCGTCAGACCGGACGATTCGATACGGCTGTATTTCTCGGGAATGAGATGCTTCGGAGCCGCCTCTTTCTTTGGCGCGCCACCGTAACTCGGGTCATCTTCGGAAGGTGCATCGGAAGCCGCGGCCTCCATCTTAGTTACGGAAACCTT
The Blastopirellula marina genome window above contains:
- a CDS encoding DUF1559 domain-containing protein translates to MPVPFSRRGFTLVELLVVIAIIGVLIALLLPAVQQAREAARRMQCSNQLKQLGLSLHNYHDTYGTFPPRKQGTTGPSESTRRAHNYGRVSAFVPLLPYYEQAAMYDQIVAGDANNPPYGPASWQSWTVWDIPPGMLHCPSATSKNPQANSTNYMFSVGDQINNNRDATTLRGVFANTLGLGFKDIIDGSSNTIAMSERLVTNYGLGSQTGNIEVQHGTATGYSGLATNPGQCVASANGKYYNNASSIKGRTGYRWTDGQVEKVGFTTVLPPNAPSCIDGADTNGDGQHTIMPPTSNHPGGVMGMFCDGSVTFISNTVDTGNLANPSVTTGISPYGVWGAMGSKDGGEPISKP